One Paraburkholderia phytofirmans OLGA172 genomic window carries:
- a CDS encoding pyridoxamine 5'-phosphate oxidase family protein — MSDFPSPERALEQNVFDEWPDAVRTLFDGSSLASKTGFTASLLTVDANGHVRTSLLGVGELYAPDSRSLCIALWPQARAARVIAQNGRAALTFVCEETFYQVQLRWTPLAGVTGDDSGLVYLIGSIDTGEAQSVRYARLTSGITFELEAEGEAVLDRWERQIEHLKQAAAAASH, encoded by the coding sequence ATGAGCGATTTTCCTTCACCCGAGCGTGCGCTCGAACAGAACGTGTTCGACGAATGGCCTGACGCCGTCCGCACGTTATTCGACGGTTCGTCGCTGGCGAGCAAGACGGGGTTCACCGCGTCGCTGCTCACTGTCGATGCGAACGGCCACGTGCGCACGTCGCTGCTCGGCGTCGGCGAGTTGTACGCGCCTGACTCGCGCTCGCTGTGCATAGCATTGTGGCCGCAGGCCCGGGCGGCGCGCGTGATCGCGCAAAACGGACGGGCCGCACTGACGTTCGTCTGCGAGGAGACGTTCTATCAGGTGCAGTTGCGCTGGACGCCGCTAGCGGGCGTGACAGGCGATGACAGCGGCCTCGTGTACCTGATCGGCTCGATCGACACAGGGGAGGCGCAGAGCGTGCGTTATGCGCGCCTGACAAGCGGCATTACGTTTGAGCTGGAAGCGGAAGGGGAGGCGGTGCTCGATCGATGGGAACGGCAGATCGAGCACCTGAAGCAGGCTGCCGCTGCGGCTAGCCATTAG
- the trhA gene encoding PAQR family membrane homeostasis protein TrhA, with amino-acid sequence MHVGERFNSITHLVGAVLSVAGLATLVTMGALDGDAYKVVSFSVYGAMLFVLYAISTLYHSVRNPRVKAVLQKCDHSAIYLLIAGSYTPFALVTLRGPWGWSLFGVSWGLAALGIVQELTLGRRTRSVSMVLYVLMGWLALVAVRPLVQALPAAGTAWLVAGGIIYSAGIYFFINDERIRHGHGIWHLFVLAGSLCQFVSVARYVA; translated from the coding sequence GTGCATGTCGGCGAGCGTTTCAACAGCATTACCCACCTCGTCGGCGCCGTGCTGTCGGTGGCGGGGCTGGCTACGCTCGTGACAATGGGCGCGCTCGACGGCGACGCGTACAAGGTGGTGAGTTTCAGTGTCTACGGCGCGATGCTGTTCGTGCTGTATGCTATCTCGACGCTTTACCACAGCGTGCGCAACCCGCGTGTCAAAGCGGTTCTGCAAAAATGCGACCATTCGGCGATCTACCTGTTGATCGCCGGCAGCTACACCCCGTTCGCGCTTGTCACTTTGCGCGGACCGTGGGGCTGGTCGCTATTCGGCGTAAGCTGGGGGCTCGCCGCTCTCGGCATCGTGCAGGAACTGACGCTCGGGCGACGCACCCGCAGCGTTTCGATGGTGCTGTATGTATTGATGGGATGGCTCGCGCTCGTTGCCGTCCGCCCGCTGGTTCAAGCTTTACCAGCAGCGGGTACCGCCTGGCTCGTGGCCGGCGGGATCATCTACAGCGCCGGTATCTACTTCTTCATCAACGACGAGCGCATCCGGCACGGACATGGTATCTGGCACCTGTTCGTACTGGCGGGCAGTCTGTGTCAATTCGTCAGTGTTGCGCGCTACGTCGCGTGA
- a CDS encoding CopD family protein yields MTMDGLWIGQVAMAALMNVAFAFAVGSALLGAWLAKDAQAKINPARPAWLRAQRSMLTASVVLVLADLGWLLYQAASMSGVALPAAIGVVPSVLTQTHVGYGWSVAFAGALVLLGTAMAGHTGMLRNALLWLAVIAIAAGKASLGHAADAGPVSAALGMQTLHVLVTGVWGGLAMAAGLAVLPALGTSTARGMLIRTATQVSNVSLVAVGLVLLTGVFNAVRGSGGSFEAIETSTWGHVLTLKLTLIALALVLGGLNRFSALPRLRRTASTMDAHTFVNVLYLEALAMIGVFVAAAVLSHSVPAFAALG; encoded by the coding sequence ATGACCATGGACGGACTGTGGATCGGGCAGGTCGCCATGGCCGCGCTCATGAATGTCGCGTTCGCGTTTGCCGTCGGTTCGGCCTTGCTCGGCGCGTGGCTCGCTAAGGATGCGCAGGCCAAGATCAACCCTGCGCGGCCCGCCTGGCTGCGCGCGCAACGGTCGATGCTGACGGCTAGCGTCGTGCTGGTGCTCGCGGATCTCGGCTGGCTGCTGTATCAGGCGGCGTCGATGAGCGGCGTGGCGTTGCCGGCGGCTATCGGCGTGGTGCCGTCCGTATTGACGCAAACCCATGTCGGTTATGGCTGGAGCGTGGCGTTCGCCGGCGCGCTGGTGTTGCTGGGCACGGCCATGGCCGGTCATACGGGCATGCTGCGCAATGCGCTGCTGTGGCTCGCGGTGATCGCGATTGCGGCGGGCAAGGCGTCGCTCGGCCACGCGGCAGATGCCGGCCCGGTCTCGGCGGCGCTCGGCATGCAGACGCTGCACGTGCTGGTCACGGGCGTCTGGGGCGGCCTGGCGATGGCGGCGGGGCTCGCGGTATTGCCCGCGCTGGGCACGTCGACCGCTCGTGGGATGCTGATCCGCACGGCGACGCAGGTGTCGAACGTATCGCTGGTGGCGGTCGGGCTGGTATTGCTGACGGGCGTCTTCAATGCCGTGCGTGGTTCGGGCGGCTCGTTCGAAGCGATCGAGACGAGCACGTGGGGCCACGTGCTGACGCTGAAGCTTACGCTGATCGCACTCGCACTGGTGCTCGGCGGACTCAACCGTTTCTCGGCGCTGCCGCGCTTGCGCCGCACGGCCTCGACGATGGACGCGCATACCTTCGTCAACGTGCTGTATCTGGAAGCTCTGGCGATGATTGGCGTGTTCGTCGCAGCGGCCGTGTTGTCGCACAGCGTGCCGGCATTTGCCGCGTTGGGCTGA
- a CDS encoding ferritin-like domain-containing protein gives MHTELNHVMPWRIEDIDLTRIDRQKAAANEDLLLLLCAASFIESGTDLYTSNLSTFFNGDPEVSAWLNQEWEPEEMQHGRALKTYVAYVWPEFDWDTAFRNFMEEYSLTCSVEDFEKTRALEMVARCVVETGTATLYRAIGECSDEPVLKQITDNIRTDEVRHYKHFFRFFKKYNKIEGNGRLAVLGALMRRVLEIKNEDSEIALRHVFAIRYPERVHDSAYNRERAARINALVRRNLSADMCVKMLLKPLDLPAKIQPGVHYPLAKITQHVFFR, from the coding sequence ATGCACACTGAGCTGAACCATGTGATGCCCTGGCGGATCGAGGATATCGACCTCACCCGCATAGATCGCCAGAAGGCAGCCGCAAACGAAGACCTGCTGCTTCTGTTGTGCGCCGCTTCGTTTATCGAAAGCGGCACTGATCTTTACACCAGCAATCTGAGCACCTTCTTCAACGGTGACCCCGAAGTCTCGGCTTGGCTCAACCAGGAATGGGAGCCGGAAGAGATGCAGCACGGCCGGGCTCTCAAGACGTATGTCGCCTACGTCTGGCCTGAGTTCGATTGGGACACTGCGTTCCGCAATTTCATGGAAGAGTATTCGCTGACCTGCTCGGTCGAAGACTTCGAAAAGACCCGCGCGCTCGAAATGGTTGCTCGCTGCGTGGTGGAGACGGGCACCGCAACGTTGTATCGAGCGATTGGCGAATGTTCTGACGAGCCGGTGCTCAAGCAGATCACCGACAACATTCGCACTGACGAAGTCCGTCACTACAAACACTTTTTCAGGTTCTTCAAGAAGTACAACAAGATCGAAGGCAATGGCCGTCTTGCGGTTCTCGGTGCGTTGATGCGCCGCGTGCTGGAAATCAAGAACGAAGACTCGGAGATCGCGCTGCGGCATGTCTTCGCGATTCGTTATCCGGAACGCGTGCACGATTCGGCCTATAACCGCGAACGCGCGGCCCGCATCAATGCGCTGGTGCGGCGCAATCTGTCGGCGGACATGTGCGTGAAGATGCTGCTCAAGCCGCTCGATCTGCCGGCCAAGATCCAGCCGGGCGTGCATTACCCGCTCGCCAAGATCACGCAACATGTGTTCTTTCGCTGA
- a CDS encoding DEAD/DEAH box helicase — translation MSFDSLGLSEPLVRAVHELGYTTPTPIQTQAIPAVLNGGDLLAGAQTGTGKTAGFTLPILQRLNTMPAVTTASGKRVVRALILTPTRELAAQVEESVRAYGKYLKLKSTVMFGGVGINPQIGALRSGVDIVVATPGRLLDHMQQKTIDLSHLEILVLDEADRMLDMGFIHDIKRVLAKLPPKRQNLLFSATFSDEIKTLADNLLDSPALIEVARRNTTAELVAQKIHPVDRDKKRELLTHLIKQHNWFQVLVFTRTKHGANRLAEQLTKDGISALAIHGNKSQSARTRALAEFKDATLQVLVATDIAARGIDIDQLPHVVNYDLPNVPEDYVHRIGRTGRAGASGEAISLVCVDELQLLKDIEKLIKRQVPQEVIAGFEPDPTAKPEPILRRGQGGGGGGNRQPRQSQGAPKREGGQRDGGRRDGASSAKPAQRSGQRPANGQQQPKPQGAKPAGNGGQPRRDGQRHDGQPRAAAHEGSAAQHAPRKPQGAKPQGGNPGALLGGAKTRNDAPRGGQPTRSGQRGR, via the coding sequence ATGTCTTTTGATTCCCTCGGCTTGTCCGAACCGTTGGTCCGCGCCGTACACGAACTCGGCTACACCACCCCGACTCCGATCCAGACGCAAGCGATCCCCGCCGTGCTCAACGGCGGCGACCTGCTGGCCGGCGCGCAGACTGGCACCGGCAAGACCGCCGGCTTCACGCTACCGATCCTGCAGCGTCTGAACACCATGCCCGCTGTCACCACGGCGTCGGGCAAGCGCGTCGTGCGCGCGCTGATCCTCACGCCGACGCGCGAGCTGGCCGCCCAGGTCGAAGAAAGCGTGCGCGCCTACGGCAAGTATCTGAAGCTGAAGTCGACCGTGATGTTCGGCGGCGTCGGCATCAATCCGCAGATCGGCGCGCTGCGCAGCGGCGTGGACATCGTCGTCGCAACGCCGGGCCGTTTGCTCGACCACATGCAGCAGAAGACCATCGACCTGTCGCATCTCGAGATTCTCGTGCTGGACGAAGCCGACCGCATGCTCGACATGGGCTTCATCCACGACATCAAGCGCGTGCTCGCGAAGTTGCCGCCGAAGCGTCAGAACCTGCTGTTCTCGGCCACCTTCTCCGACGAGATCAAGACGCTCGCCGACAACCTGCTCGACTCGCCGGCGCTGATCGAAGTCGCCCGCCGCAACACGACGGCTGAACTGGTCGCGCAAAAGATTCACCCGGTTGACCGCGATAAGAAGCGTGAGCTGCTCACGCACCTCATCAAGCAACACAACTGGTTCCAGGTACTGGTGTTCACGCGCACGAAGCACGGCGCGAACCGCCTTGCCGAACAGCTGACGAAAGACGGCATCAGCGCACTGGCGATTCACGGCAACAAGAGCCAGTCGGCCCGTACCCGTGCGCTCGCCGAGTTCAAGGACGCCACGCTGCAAGTGCTGGTCGCGACCGACATCGCCGCACGCGGCATCGATATCGATCAGCTGCCGCACGTGGTCAACTACGATTTGCCGAACGTGCCGGAAGATTACGTGCACCGCATCGGCCGCACCGGTCGTGCAGGCGCATCGGGCGAAGCGATTTCGCTGGTGTGCGTCGACGAACTGCAACTGCTGAAGGACATCGAGAAGCTGATCAAGCGTCAGGTGCCGCAGGAAGTGATCGCCGGTTTCGAGCCGGATCCGACTGCGAAGCCGGAACCGATTCTGCGCCGTGGCCAGGGTGGTGGCGGCGGTGGCAATCGTCAGCCGCGCCAAAGCCAGGGTGCGCCGAAGCGCGAGGGTGGCCAGCGTGACGGCGGCCGCCGCGATGGGGCGTCGTCTGCAAAGCCGGCGCAGCGTTCGGGTCAGCGTCCGGCGAATGGTCAGCAGCAGCCGAAGCCGCAAGGTGCAAAACCGGCCGGCAACGGCGGCCAGCCGCGCCGCGACGGCCAGCGTCATGACGGTCAGCCGCGTGCAGCGGCGCACGAAGGCAGCGCCGCGCAGCATGCGCCGCGCAAGCCGCAGGGTGCAAAGCCGCAAGGCGGCAATCCGGGGGCCTTGCTGGGCGGCGCGAAGACGCGCAACGACGCGCCGCGTGGCGGCCAGCCGACGCGCAGCGGCCAGCGCGGCCGTTAA
- a CDS encoding c-type cytochrome → MELRVSSRRIFRPLLALLLIGSAGVYSAAKAQTQPKAPDTMEARVQGCTACHGSHGQGTDNDYFPRLAGKPADYLYNQLQNFREGRRKYPPMNYLVTYLSDDYLHQIATYFSQQRPPYPTPAKPTVSAAIVARGEQIVLHGDASKQIPACAACHGKALTGMEPAIPGLVGLHADYISAQLGAWRSGSRHAIAPDCMHTIATRLTDDDVNAVAAWLSTQTAPQNPVPAPARSMKTPLACGSEPQ, encoded by the coding sequence ATGGAGTTACGCGTGTCTTCAAGACGCATTTTCCGCCCGTTGCTCGCCCTTCTGCTGATCGGCTCCGCGGGTGTCTATAGCGCTGCGAAAGCGCAGACTCAACCGAAGGCCCCCGATACGATGGAAGCGCGCGTGCAAGGCTGTACGGCCTGTCACGGCTCGCATGGCCAAGGTACCGACAACGACTACTTCCCGCGTCTGGCGGGCAAGCCGGCCGACTATCTGTACAACCAGCTACAGAACTTCCGCGAGGGGCGCCGCAAGTACCCGCCGATGAACTACCTCGTCACGTATCTTTCTGACGACTACCTTCATCAAATCGCCACGTACTTCTCGCAGCAACGCCCGCCGTACCCCACGCCGGCCAAGCCGACCGTGTCGGCGGCCATCGTTGCGCGCGGCGAGCAGATCGTGCTGCACGGCGACGCATCGAAACAGATTCCGGCTTGCGCGGCCTGCCACGGCAAGGCGCTGACCGGCATGGAACCCGCTATCCCGGGTCTGGTCGGTTTGCATGCTGATTACATCAGCGCGCAGTTGGGCGCATGGCGTTCGGGCTCGCGTCATGCCATCGCACCGGATTGCATGCACACCATCGCCACGCGTCTGACTGATGACGATGTGAACGCCGTCGCTGCATGGCTTTCCACGCAAACGGCCCCACAAAACCCCGTGCCGGCTCCGGCCCGCTCGATGAAGACTCCGCTTGCCTGCGGCAGCGAACCGCAATAA
- a CDS encoding c-type cytochrome, with the protein MKRKSLFALSAVVVVAAAALVPVLWSGGDNLHNGTAMAATPADEAALIKKGEYLARAGDCIACHTVRGGKQFAGGLPMATPFGTMFTPNITPDDQYGIGKWTQDDFYRAMHTGRSKDGSLLYPGFPFTSYTKVTRADSDAIYAYLRSVTPVNVPSRPHELKFPFNQRNMLIGWRTLFFREGEYKADPTKSVEWNRGAYLIEGLGHCGMCHTSINAMGGPVSSAAFAGGLIPLQNWYAPSLTSNKEAGLGDWETKDIADLLKTGVSNRGAVFGPMAEVVHNSLQYMSDEDINAMATYLKTIPQKSEAPEPLQLETSEKFGGELLKQGQKIYADNCAKCHAENGLGMPPSFPPLANNQSIQMPSAVNPIRMVLNGGYPPSTDSNPHPYGMPPFAQALSNTEVAAVVTYIRMSWGNHGTAVSPQQVSDLRSAPLD; encoded by the coding sequence ATGAAACGCAAGTCTTTGTTCGCCCTCTCGGCAGTCGTGGTCGTTGCGGCAGCCGCACTCGTTCCCGTCCTGTGGTCGGGCGGCGACAACCTGCATAACGGCACGGCTATGGCGGCAACGCCCGCCGACGAGGCCGCGCTGATCAAGAAGGGCGAGTACCTCGCCCGCGCCGGCGACTGTATCGCCTGCCACACGGTGCGCGGCGGCAAGCAGTTCGCCGGCGGCCTGCCGATGGCTACGCCGTTCGGCACGATGTTCACGCCGAACATCACGCCTGACGACCAGTACGGTATCGGCAAGTGGACGCAGGACGACTTCTACCGCGCGATGCACACGGGCCGCTCGAAAGACGGCAGCCTGCTGTACCCGGGCTTCCCGTTCACGAGCTACACGAAGGTCACGCGCGCCGACTCGGACGCGATCTACGCGTACCTGCGCTCGGTTACGCCGGTCAATGTGCCGAGCCGCCCGCACGAACTGAAATTCCCGTTCAATCAGCGCAACATGCTGATCGGCTGGCGCACGCTGTTCTTCCGCGAAGGCGAGTACAAGGCTGATCCGACCAAGTCGGTCGAATGGAACCGTGGCGCGTACCTGATCGAAGGCCTCGGCCACTGCGGCATGTGCCACACGTCGATCAACGCCATGGGTGGCCCGGTCAGCTCGGCGGCATTCGCCGGCGGCTTGATCCCGCTGCAAAACTGGTATGCGCCGTCGTTGACGTCGAACAAGGAAGCCGGCCTCGGCGACTGGGAAACCAAAGATATCGCCGATCTGCTGAAGACCGGTGTGTCGAACCGCGGCGCGGTGTTCGGTCCGATGGCTGAAGTGGTTCACAACAGCCTGCAGTACATGTCGGACGAAGACATCAACGCAATGGCCACGTACCTGAAGACGATTCCGCAGAAGAGCGAAGCGCCGGAACCGCTGCAGCTCGAAACCTCGGAAAAGTTCGGCGGCGAACTGTTGAAGCAAGGTCAGAAGATCTACGCTGACAACTGCGCGAAGTGTCACGCGGAAAATGGCCTCGGCATGCCGCCGTCCTTCCCGCCGCTGGCGAACAACCAGTCGATCCAGATGCCGTCGGCGGTCAATCCGATCCGTATGGTGCTGAACGGCGGTTACCCGCCGAGCACCGACTCCAATCCGCATCCGTACGGCATGCCGCCGTTTGCCCAGGCACTGTCGAACACGGAAGTGGCAGCCGTCGTGACGTACATTCGTATGTCCTGGGGCAACCACGGTACGGCTGTGTCGCCGCAGCAAGTGTCCGATCTGCGTTCGGCGCCGCTCGACTAA
- the copC gene encoding copper homeostasis periplasmic binding protein CopC produces the protein MKLFNFSRPALRALTFGAAALVMTSTAFAHAHLVSSEPAANAEVAAVTEVTIHFTEPLEPAFSKLELSDASGKPAALAASQVDKSDAKVMHLALPQLAAGRYGVHWTAVATDGHRTQGDFAFIVK, from the coding sequence ATGAAGCTATTCAATTTTTCCCGTCCGGCGCTGCGTGCGTTGACGTTCGGCGCCGCCGCGCTGGTCATGACGTCCACGGCGTTTGCGCATGCGCATCTGGTGTCGAGCGAGCCGGCGGCGAACGCCGAAGTGGCCGCCGTCACCGAAGTGACGATCCATTTCACTGAGCCGCTCGAGCCGGCTTTCAGCAAGCTTGAACTGAGCGACGCGAGCGGCAAGCCCGCCGCGCTGGCCGCGTCGCAAGTCGACAAAAGTGATGCAAAAGTGATGCATCTGGCGTTGCCGCAGTTGGCGGCCGGCCGCTACGGGGTGCACTGGACGGCGGTTGCCACGGACGGCCACCGTACGCAAGGCGACTTCGCGTTCATCGTCAAATGA
- the dgoD gene encoding galactonate dehydratase, with translation MKITKLETFIVPPRWCFLKIETDAGIVGWGEPVVEGRAHTVAAAVEELSDYLIGKNPLLIEDHWQVMYRAGFYRGGPITMSAIAGVDQALWDILGKHHGVPVHALLGGQVRDKIKVYSWIGGDRPSDVANNARAVVERGFKAVKMNGSEELQIIDTFDKVQGVIDNVAAVREAVGPNIGIGVDFHGRVHKPMAKVLAKELDPYKLLFIEEPVLSENAEALRDIVNQTNTPIALGERLYSRWDFKHILSGGYVDIIQPDASHAGGITECRKIAAMAEAYDVALALHCPLGPIALATCLQIDAVSYNAFIQEQSLGIHYNQGNDLLDYIKNPEVFKYEDGFVSIPQGPGLGIEVNEDKVREMAKIGHRWRNPVWRHEDGSVAEW, from the coding sequence ATGAAAATCACGAAGCTCGAAACCTTCATCGTTCCACCGCGCTGGTGCTTCCTGAAGATCGAGACCGACGCAGGCATCGTCGGGTGGGGCGAACCCGTGGTGGAAGGCCGCGCGCATACCGTGGCGGCTGCCGTCGAGGAACTATCCGACTATCTGATCGGCAAAAACCCGCTACTGATCGAAGATCACTGGCAGGTGATGTATCGCGCGGGCTTCTACCGCGGCGGCCCGATCACGATGAGCGCGATCGCAGGCGTCGACCAGGCGCTGTGGGACATCTTGGGCAAGCATCACGGCGTGCCGGTTCATGCGCTGCTGGGCGGCCAGGTGCGCGACAAGATCAAGGTGTATTCGTGGATCGGCGGCGACCGTCCGAGCGATGTTGCGAACAATGCGCGCGCCGTGGTCGAACGCGGCTTCAAGGCGGTGAAGATGAACGGCTCGGAAGAGTTGCAGATCATCGACACCTTCGACAAGGTGCAAGGCGTCATCGACAACGTCGCCGCCGTGCGCGAAGCGGTTGGGCCGAACATCGGCATCGGCGTGGACTTCCACGGCCGCGTGCATAAGCCGATGGCAAAGGTGCTGGCCAAGGAGCTCGACCCGTACAAGCTGCTCTTCATCGAAGAGCCAGTGCTGTCGGAAAACGCGGAAGCCTTGCGCGACATCGTCAACCAGACCAACACGCCGATCGCCTTGGGCGAACGCCTGTATTCGCGCTGGGACTTCAAGCACATCCTGTCGGGCGGCTACGTCGACATCATCCAGCCGGACGCATCGCACGCGGGCGGGATTACCGAGTGCCGCAAGATCGCGGCGATGGCCGAGGCGTACGACGTCGCGCTCGCCCTGCACTGCCCGCTTGGCCCGATCGCTTTGGCCACCTGCCTGCAGATCGACGCGGTGAGCTACAACGCGTTCATCCAGGAACAGAGCCTTGGCATTCACTACAACCAGGGCAACGACCTGCTCGACTACATCAAGAACCCCGAAGTCTTCAAATACGAAGACGGCTTCGTGTCGATTCCACAAGGCCCGGGGCTCGGTATCGAAGTGAACGAAGATAAGGTGCGCGAGATGGCGAAGATCGGCCACCGCTGGCGCAACCCGGTGTGGCGCCATGAGGATGGCAGCGTCGCGGAGTGGTAA
- a CDS encoding gamma-glutamyltransferase family protein has translation MTGFNWQNPYPTPRLPVFARNIVSTSHPLAAQAGLRMLWKGGNAVDAAIAAAAAITVVEPVSCGLGGDAFALVWDGKKLHGLNASGVSPAAWNVDYFKRKYGEENGLAKQPKRGWDAVTVPGVIAGWEALHQKFGSLPFADLMEPAIEIAERGHAVASIVAYKWAAAVPELKDLPGFAQTFMPRGRAPDVSELVRFPGHAKTLRKLAEQGPRAYYEGEIAEQIAAFAREGGGALTLDDLRNYRADWVEPIGKDYRGYTVHEIPPNGQGIAALIALGILEKFDVRELAVDNVESQHVQIEAMKLAFADVYRYVADPRSMEVTPEQMLGDAYLTSRAKLIDPRRAMRFDFGMPKAGGTIYMSVADERGMMVSFIQSNYMGFGSGIVVPDSGIAMQNRGCGFSMDPKSPNVVEGGKRPFHTIIPSFLTQQVDGRQEAVMSFGVMGGDMQPQGHLQSIVRMLDYGQQPQAACDAPRWKVNRDFTIDIESTLDPKTAAALQKLGHTIKSVDDPYMDFGSGQYIWKLDRNDPERGYVAASDSRRDGLAAGF, from the coding sequence ATGACTGGCTTCAACTGGCAAAACCCCTACCCGACGCCGCGTCTGCCTGTATTCGCGCGCAACATCGTTTCGACTTCGCATCCGCTCGCCGCGCAAGCCGGCCTGCGGATGTTGTGGAAAGGCGGCAATGCCGTCGACGCGGCGATCGCGGCGGCTGCCGCCATCACCGTGGTCGAGCCGGTGTCGTGCGGCCTTGGCGGCGACGCCTTCGCGCTGGTGTGGGACGGCAAGAAGCTGCATGGCCTGAATGCGTCGGGCGTCTCGCCGGCGGCGTGGAATGTCGATTACTTCAAGCGCAAATACGGCGAGGAAAATGGTCTCGCGAAGCAACCCAAGCGCGGTTGGGACGCGGTAACGGTGCCCGGCGTGATCGCGGGCTGGGAAGCATTGCATCAGAAATTCGGCTCGCTGCCGTTCGCCGATCTGATGGAGCCGGCGATCGAGATCGCCGAGCGTGGCCATGCGGTGGCGAGCATCGTGGCCTACAAGTGGGCGGCGGCCGTGCCTGAACTGAAGGACCTGCCGGGCTTCGCGCAAACCTTCATGCCGCGCGGCCGCGCGCCGGACGTCAGCGAACTGGTGCGCTTTCCCGGCCACGCGAAGACGCTGCGCAAGTTGGCAGAACAAGGTCCGCGTGCGTACTACGAAGGCGAGATCGCTGAACAGATCGCGGCGTTTGCGCGTGAAGGCGGCGGCGCGTTGACCCTCGACGATCTGCGCAACTACCGTGCGGATTGGGTCGAGCCGATCGGCAAGGATTATCGTGGCTACACCGTGCATGAAATTCCGCCGAACGGCCAGGGCATCGCGGCGCTGATCGCGCTGGGCATCCTCGAAAAGTTTGACGTGAGAGAACTCGCCGTCGACAACGTCGAGTCGCAGCATGTGCAGATCGAAGCCATGAAGCTGGCGTTCGCCGACGTCTACCGTTACGTTGCCGATCCGCGTTCGATGGAAGTCACGCCCGAACAGATGCTCGGCGACGCGTACCTCACGTCGCGCGCGAAGCTGATCGACCCCAGGCGCGCCATGCGGTTCGACTTCGGCATGCCGAAGGCCGGCGGCACGATCTACATGTCGGTGGCGGACGAGCGCGGCATGATGGTCAGCTTCATCCAGTCGAACTACATGGGCTTCGGCTCGGGCATCGTGGTGCCGGACAGCGGCATCGCGATGCAGAACCGCGGCTGCGGTTTCTCGATGGACCCGAAGTCGCCGAACGTGGTGGAAGGCGGCAAGCGGCCGTTCCACACGATCATCCCGTCGTTCCTGACGCAGCAGGTGGACGGCCGGCAGGAAGCGGTGATGAGCTTCGGCGTGATGGGCGGCGATATGCAGCCGCAAGGCCATTTGCAATCGATCGTGCGGATGCTCGACTACGGTCAGCAACCCCAGGCCGCCTGCGACGCGCCGCGCTGGAAGGTCAACCGCGATTTCACGATCGACATCGAATCGACGCTCGATCCGAAGACCGCCGCGGCGCTGCAGAAGCTGGGCCACACGATCAAGTCGGTCGACGATCCATACATGGATTTCGGCTCCGGCCAGTACATCTGGAAGCTCGACCGTAACGATCCGGAGCGCGGCTACGTGGCGGCGAGCGACAGCCGTCGCGACGGACTGGCAGCGGGGTTTTGA
- a CDS encoding YodC family protein, translating to MIGLIERMLTMRLGKKPARPTKPAYCAGDVLTLKSGGRPMTATWTGPVLFAPGNWLICQWFGNDGELQQEMFPEETLERARNALAA from the coding sequence ATGATCGGGCTCATCGAACGGATGCTCACCATGCGACTGGGAAAGAAACCTGCGAGGCCCACGAAACCCGCCTACTGCGCCGGCGACGTCCTGACGCTCAAGTCCGGCGGACGTCCAATGACGGCCACCTGGACCGGGCCGGTGCTGTTTGCGCCGGGCAACTGGCTGATCTGCCAGTGGTTCGGCAACGACGGCGAACTGCAGCAGGAGATGTTTCCGGAAGAGACACTGGAACGGGCGCGCAACGCGCTCGCGGCCTAG
- a CDS encoding FadR/GntR family transcriptional regulator, with protein MAPRGCWEKAIQHDLHGRVAHLLATAILRGDYAPDSILPREAELMDTFGVSRTVLREALRTLTSKGLIESRPRVGTRVRPKHAWNLLDADVLDWYSRVAEPMAFALKLQEMREMIEPYAAGLAAASHTDDTFNALAAAHASMVAARNVDEWVRADLQFHLSVLTACSNELLIPLGTLIERTLEAQLRLNAKRADVFNASLAEHTAVFEAIRDRDAVAAREAMAGLLSVTRGRIEG; from the coding sequence ATAGCGCCGAGAGGCTGCTGGGAGAAAGCTATTCAGCACGATCTGCATGGGCGCGTCGCCCATCTGCTGGCGACCGCGATTCTGCGCGGCGACTACGCGCCCGACTCGATCCTGCCGCGCGAGGCGGAGTTGATGGATACCTTCGGCGTGAGCCGGACGGTGTTGCGCGAGGCGCTGCGTACGCTGACGTCGAAAGGGCTGATCGAATCGCGTCCGCGGGTCGGCACCCGCGTACGGCCGAAGCACGCGTGGAATCTGCTCGATGCCGACGTGCTCGACTGGTACTCGCGCGTCGCGGAGCCGATGGCGTTCGCGCTCAAGCTGCAGGAAATGCGCGAGATGATCGAGCCGTACGCCGCAGGTCTGGCAGCGGCCTCGCACACGGACGACACCTTCAATGCGCTGGCGGCAGCCCATGCGTCGATGGTCGCGGCGCGCAATGTCGATGAATGGGTCCGCGCCGATCTGCAGTTCCATCTGAGCGTGCTGACGGCCTGCAGCAACGAATTGCTGATTCCGCTCGGTACGCTGATCGAGCGCACGCTGGAAGCACAGCTACGCCTGAATGCGAAACGCGCGGACGTGTTCAACGCATCGCTGGCCGAGCACACGGCGGTGTTCGAAGCGATCCGCGACCGTGACGCGGTGGCGGCGCGAGAAGCGATGGCAGGCTTGCTGAGCGTGACGCGCGGAAGAATCGAAGGGTGA